A segment of the Romeriopsis navalis LEGE 11480 genome:
GGCCTTGTTTACGTTAAATCCGACCATTACTCGCTGGTTGCAATCACGCGGCAATCACTTGCGACTGCCCTTTGTCGCAGCGGTCGGATTGCAGTTAATCATCGCGATTTACGGCGGCTACTTCGGCGGCGGCGCGAGCATTTTGATGCTGGCCGTCATGAATTTTATGGGCTTACACAATCTCAATGCGATGAATGGGATGAAGAGCTGGCTGGGCGCGGTCTTCAATAGCATTGCTATTTTTCTGTTTATTCAAGCCGGAAAGATCATTTGGCTTCCCGGGCTAATTATTGCCGCTGGATCGATTTTCGGCGCGTTGATCAGTGCAACGATCGCCCAGAAAATCCCACAGAAAGTTTTGCGTTTCTGCATTGTGGCGATCGCCTGGGCGATGACGGTTTATTTATTTTGGCGCAGTTGGCAGTAGAACATTTCGGGAATTTTGGGCGGAGAGGGTGAATCCTAGGATAGTCATATTCCTGAATTTTAATTTTATGCGAGTCAAATTTCTTGCCGGATTGGGCCTTGCCAGTGCGCTGACGCTGAATGCGGCGTTG
Coding sequences within it:
- a CDS encoding sulfite exporter TauE/SafE family protein, coding for MNVLSSLFTIPTLSPLDALVLFLTAMLAGMFNAIAGGGSFLVFPMLLVLGIPAIAANATSTIGLLFGVLTSAYAYRKHLIDESTSGFTRQDFWGLTIASFIGGIIGSLLLLQLPAKIFTGLVPYLMLMAAALFTLNPTITRWLQSRGNHLRLPFVAAVGLQLIIAIYGGYFGGGASILMLAVMNFMGLHNLNAMNGMKSWLGAVFNSIAIFLFIQAGKIIWLPGLIIAAGSIFGALISATIAQKIPQKVLRFCIVAIAWAMTVYLFWRSWQ